Proteins encoded in a region of the Oscillospiraceae bacterium MB24-C1 genome:
- a CDS encoding MBL fold metallo-hydrolase, with amino-acid sequence MKITWYGHSCFKVETDQGSVVFDPYEDGRVPGYALLPRNLSADAVLCSHEHRDHSAVERVKLSGSIPTFSVQEISTYHDEAKGEKRGENTIRVISAEGMRLAHMGDLGCELTEEQLAVLRGVDVLLIPVGGFYTIDASQAKTMADAIGARVVIPMHYRNGQLGYEVIGTLESFTKQCNNVVNYATNSIVVTADTPQQTAVLTYLAD; translated from the coding sequence ATGAAAATCACATGGTATGGACATTCCTGTTTTAAGGTTGAGACCGATCAGGGTTCGGTCGTATTTGACCCTTATGAGGATGGGCGTGTCCCCGGCTATGCGCTGCTGCCGCGGAATCTTTCGGCTGATGCAGTGCTTTGCAGCCACGAGCATAGGGACCATAGTGCTGTTGAGCGAGTCAAGCTAAGCGGTAGTATTCCGACTTTCTCCGTACAGGAGATTTCGACCTATCATGACGAGGCCAAGGGCGAGAAGCGCGGCGAAAACACGATTCGCGTTATATCCGCCGAGGGGATGCGGCTGGCACATATGGGGGATCTCGGCTGTGAGCTGACTGAAGAGCAGTTGGCGGTATTGCGTGGGGTGGACGTTTTGTTAATTCCTGTCGGCGGTTTTTACACCATCGATGCGTCACAGGCTAAAACGATGGCCGATGCAATCGGTGCGCGTGTGGTTATTCCGATGCATTACCGCAACGGGCAACTGGGCTATGAGGTAATCGGGACGCTGGAGAGCTTTACGAAACAGTGCAATAACGTTGTGAACTACGCAACCAACAGCATCGTAGTCACGGCTGACACACCGCAGCAGACGGCTGTGCTGACTTATTTGGCAGATTAG
- a CDS encoding sulfide/dihydroorotate dehydrogenase-like FAD/NAD-binding protein, with protein sequence MNRITEKRSLSSAAMLMKVDAPDIAKRVKAGQFIILRVDEMGERIPLTVADADPATGEVTIMFQVAGATTRLLSMKEKGDYIADFVGPLGEPTHYDGATKACVVGGGVGCAIAYPQAKALHTMGIPVDVIAGFKTKEAVMLEDEFTAACDNLYITTDDGSYGIHGFVTNQLEALINEGKGYDLVIAIGPIPMMKFVSKVTEKYGIKTIVSLNPVMIDGTGMCGGCRVTVGGETKFACVDGPDFDGHLVDYDGLMNRNSFYKEMEKAKDEHVCRIGLHGGHHNG encoded by the coding sequence GTGAACCGTATTACGGAAAAGAGAAGCCTGAGCAGCGCCGCAATGCTAATGAAGGTGGATGCGCCTGATATTGCCAAGCGCGTAAAGGCTGGACAATTTATCATTCTGCGTGTGGATGAAATGGGCGAGCGTATCCCGCTGACTGTTGCGGATGCCGATCCGGCCACTGGCGAGGTTACGATCATGTTTCAGGTTGCCGGTGCGACCACCCGTTTGCTGTCTATGAAGGAAAAGGGCGACTATATAGCCGATTTCGTAGGACCGCTCGGTGAGCCCACCCACTATGACGGTGCCACTAAGGCCTGTGTTGTAGGCGGCGGTGTTGGTTGTGCGATTGCTTATCCGCAGGCCAAAGCGCTGCACACGATGGGTATTCCTGTCGATGTTATTGCTGGCTTTAAGACCAAGGAAGCCGTCATGCTGGAAGACGAGTTCACGGCAGCTTGCGACAATCTTTATATTACGACCGATGACGGCAGCTACGGTATTCACGGCTTTGTTACCAACCAGCTTGAAGCGCTTATCAACGAGGGCAAGGGCTATGATCTCGTCATCGCCATCGGCCCGATTCCGATGATGAAGTTTGTTTCAAAGGTTACTGAGAAATATGGCATCAAGACCATTGTTTCGCTCAACCCCGTTATGATCGACGGCACCGGCATGTGCGGTGGATGTCGTGTAACGGTCGGCGGCGAGACCAAGTTTGCCTGTGTCGACGGCCCTGACTTTGACGGTCACCTTGTGGATTATGACGGATTGATGAACCGCAACAGCTTCTACAAGGAGATGGAAAAAGCGAAGGACGAGCACGTTTGCCGCATTGGTTTACACGGAGGTCACCACAATGGCTAA
- a CDS encoding site-2 protease family protein, producing MASFIKSYEKKPRITCDFWFFAVIAAAVYFGGDALCLLLAALVHEAGHWIALVATNNGVLQLRLRGCCAHIVPYYRRLPGLRQELLILAAGPLAGVLFALILKPLAPRFAKISLLLSIFNLLPVRGLDGGSMLRLLYAAVFNTEKMQVPNAIGALVAVLVLVAGIGSFFENRPNIPLLGVAVFLILKQFILVVGAD from the coding sequence ATGGCAAGCTTTATAAAATCTTATGAAAAAAAGCCGCGCATCACCTGCGATTTTTGGTTTTTCGCGGTGATTGCGGCGGCTGTCTATTTTGGCGGTGATGCGCTTTGTTTGCTGTTGGCGGCACTTGTTCACGAAGCGGGGCACTGGATAGCGCTGGTGGCCACAAACAACGGCGTTTTGCAGTTGCGGCTGCGCGGATGCTGTGCGCATATCGTGCCATATTACCGTCGACTGCCCGGATTGCGTCAAGAACTACTTATTCTCGCGGCCGGGCCGTTGGCGGGTGTTCTTTTTGCTTTAATACTTAAACCGCTTGCTCCGCGGTTTGCAAAGATCAGCTTGCTGCTCTCCATCTTCAATTTGCTGCCGGTGCGGGGATTGGACGGCGGCAGCATGCTCAGACTGCTTTATGCGGCGGTGTTTAACACTGAAAAAATGCAGGTGCCGAACGCTATTGGAGCGCTAGTGGCGGTATTGGTACTTGTTGCAGGCATAGGCTCATTTTTTGAAAATCGACCTAATATTCCATTGCTGGGTGTGGCGGTCTTCCTTATATTAAAACAGTTCATATTAGTGGTCGGCGCCGATTAG
- a CDS encoding sodium:alanine symporter family protein → MLARMNELIVWIDDLVWGLPLIVFILITGIYLTVRLNLLQLFHLPRALRYMIKNEDNADGEVSSFGALCTAMSATIGTGNIVGVATAIYSGGPGALFWMWIAAFFGMATKYAEGVLAIKYREVAPDGHVLGGPFYYIERGMGRQWRWLAKMFAFFGMGVGLFGIGTFTQINGIASAVKSFFDPESRYTVTLFGAQYSWAVVVAGIIVTLCTALVILGGLKRISLVAQIIVPFMAVIYVIFGITLLIYNADKIPNAINLIITGAFNPQAVTGGVVGSIAIAMQKGIARGIFSNEAGLGSAPIAAAAAQTKEPVRQGLVSMTGTFIDTIIVCTITGLCIVTTGTWNIGLKGVDITSQAFQNGLPFDPRISAFVLMLSLAFFAFTTILGWDYYSERCLEYFSNGNQKAVLIYRYLYILAVFIGPYMTVAAVWNIADIFNGLMAFPNLIALLALSGVVTKETRDYFRRQKVK, encoded by the coding sequence ATGTTAGCACGAATGAACGAACTTATTGTATGGATTGATGATCTAGTTTGGGGGCTACCACTGATTGTATTCATTTTAATTACCGGCATTTATCTCACTGTGCGCCTCAATCTTTTGCAGTTGTTTCATCTCCCCCGGGCGTTGCGTTATATGATTAAGAACGAGGACAATGCCGACGGCGAAGTCAGTAGCTTTGGTGCATTATGCACCGCCATGTCGGCCACTATCGGCACCGGCAACATTGTCGGCGTGGCCACCGCCATTTATTCCGGCGGTCCGGGCGCACTGTTTTGGATGTGGATTGCAGCCTTCTTCGGTATGGCAACCAAATATGCAGAGGGCGTATTGGCGATAAAATACCGCGAAGTTGCACCGGATGGGCATGTTCTGGGTGGACCTTTCTACTACATAGAGCGCGGCATGGGTAGGCAGTGGCGCTGGCTTGCCAAGATGTTCGCCTTTTTCGGCATGGGTGTGGGTCTGTTTGGCATTGGCACCTTTACACAGATTAATGGCATCGCGTCAGCAGTTAAAAGTTTTTTTGACCCCGAAAGTCGTTATACGGTGACTTTGTTCGGTGCGCAGTATTCTTGGGCAGTCGTTGTTGCCGGCATCATCGTCACCCTCTGCACCGCGCTGGTCATTTTGGGTGGGCTAAAGCGCATATCGCTGGTTGCACAGATCATTGTCCCTTTTATGGCGGTTATCTATGTGATTTTCGGTATCACGTTGCTAATCTATAATGCAGATAAAATTCCAAACGCAATTAACCTTATTATCACCGGTGCCTTTAATCCACAGGCTGTGACTGGCGGCGTGGTTGGAAGCATCGCCATCGCCATGCAAAAGGGCATTGCACGCGGTATCTTTTCAAACGAAGCAGGTCTTGGCTCTGCGCCGATTGCCGCTGCAGCTGCCCAGACGAAAGAACCGGTACGTCAGGGTTTAGTGTCCATGACCGGCACCTTCATCGACACCATTATTGTCTGCACCATCACCGGCCTTTGTATCGTCACCACTGGCACCTGGAATATCGGCCTAAAAGGTGTTGACATCACCTCGCAGGCTTTTCAGAACGGCCTGCCCTTTGACCCGCGTATCTCTGCTTTTGTTTTGATGCTCAGCTTAGCCTTCTTTGCCTTCACCACCATTCTCGGCTGGGACTATTACAGCGAGCGCTGCTTGGAGTATTTCTCCAACGGTAACCAGAAAGCCGTCTTGATCTACCGTTATCTGTACATTCTCGCCGTCTTTATCGGTCCGTACATGACTGTTGCTGCCGTCTGGAATATCGCCGATATCTTCAACGGACTGATGGCCTTCCCCAACTTAATCGCACTGCTGGCACTTTCCGGCGTGGTCACCAAAGAAACGCGCGATTATTTCCGTCGTCAAAAGGTAAAATAG
- a CDS encoding N-acetylmuramoyl-L-alanine amidase has protein sequence MARRTKKRKKHMAIFLCMTLVLLTAATGVLALLANDTDSPLFVNKAAFGGGRQSSSEVQSEATSASSAPDAQPIAQKVFPDELRAVTLKPGVDFPVTGSDEEMAAGIDKAINAALDLTMNAVVIDTLDNDGNVLYPSSFLPCLTCEEERLDPLLSAITQAREAGLYVYTTYYITDVAFNDKIAVLGKATSSLIDGVTSDIASFTSRYQPDGVLLDGYYNVQSKRSYSNYLALGGGIGFEAYMRAVPETLLTLVRDELGRTSPSVAIGLLSEAVWANDYENENGSATKAVFSAFADGNADTLKFMETGLADFVAVKAYGSIDDAQTPYQVVASWWANVADKTGTPLYIMHAADRAVTEAVGWTEYDQLARQVIEARELPGYDGSIFNSLTRLVENPKDCASKLVGYFGGSVKPEHIMQDLELTKPSKTTFTSFDPTVLFTGHTDPNTDATINGVEITTDENGYFQLEMPLTEGENVFKINHKGKTVTYNITRITEVVKQVSPGSGTLNVDGSTKLTIDAVAYAEAKVYAVIGGTTVMLKQNDDRQQDDEYRDTAYARFTGVYTVPDAKTEEQNLGAVTVYGEWNGLTKSKSGAKIIVNKRVLPSDGTPVVVTADLAETFRGDTVSQYSEPSYFPLPKGALDYVVGEELKYTFTNKNKLQTYRFYRLQSGLRVFADDIATVSVSSAAVGNQITGCTVKSDSRYTKIILATRQQVSYVATYAADKLTFKFNYTNSLPDSMKLSKNPLFSAVDFSGDTMTLTLRSSGKFMGMYPYYDNDGNLVLRFNNPPIVTNSNLSGAKIVIDPGHGGSDVGALGYLSAYPERAVNYAITSKLVSILKNRGATVMVTNSNQYNYSSLEQRVAGTAAADPHLFISVHSNSSAYNASAAGTEAYYFNYWSSGLAQFASANVASALSTNNRGQKFGYYYVTRSMQYPAILVETGFMSNQTEYHKLINEGYQSNIANGLANAIGSYLKYMGSAGSLTGTETSGQSVGDAGKNNSADSNLANNGIGTGQSAAEGSDVEFYLSETELTLSPGEEVEITAQWNTDDKFTVVWAASGDGATADLGSFENKLVVTAKAEGEMKLIATVQGRSDLKAECTLVVE, from the coding sequence GTGGCAAGACGTACTAAAAAGCGTAAAAAGCACATGGCGATATTTCTTTGCATGACACTGGTGCTGCTGACAGCAGCGACCGGTGTGCTTGCGTTGCTTGCCAATGATACCGATTCGCCTTTATTCGTCAATAAAGCAGCCTTTGGCGGGGGGCGGCAGTCTTCCTCAGAGGTGCAAAGCGAGGCGACAAGCGCGTCGTCTGCGCCGGATGCGCAGCCCATAGCCCAAAAGGTTTTCCCCGACGAATTGCGTGCTGTTACACTGAAACCGGGCGTGGATTTCCCGGTGACTGGCAGTGACGAAGAAATGGCAGCGGGGATCGACAAGGCGATTAATGCTGCTCTGGACCTGACGATGAACGCAGTGGTAATCGACACGCTGGACAACGACGGCAACGTACTGTACCCGTCATCGTTTTTGCCTTGCCTGACCTGTGAGGAAGAGCGGCTGGACCCGCTGCTCTCTGCCATTACACAGGCGCGCGAGGCCGGGCTCTATGTGTACACGACCTATTACATAACCGACGTTGCTTTTAATGATAAAATTGCCGTGCTGGGCAAGGCAACATCTTCGCTGATAGACGGCGTGACAAGTGACATTGCGTCGTTCACCTCACGTTATCAGCCTGACGGTGTGCTATTGGATGGCTATTATAATGTACAAAGCAAAAGGAGCTATTCAAACTATCTGGCGCTGGGCGGTGGCATCGGCTTTGAAGCATATATGCGCGCGGTGCCCGAAACACTGCTGACGCTGGTGAGAGACGAGCTTGGCCGCACCTCCCCCTCAGTCGCCATAGGACTTTTAAGCGAAGCGGTTTGGGCCAACGACTATGAGAACGAGAATGGTTCGGCCACTAAGGCAGTTTTTTCAGCATTCGCCGATGGCAACGCCGATACGCTGAAGTTTATGGAAACCGGACTAGCCGACTTTGTCGCAGTCAAGGCTTATGGCTCGATTGACGATGCTCAGACGCCGTACCAGGTGGTTGCATCCTGGTGGGCTAACGTTGCGGATAAGACAGGGACGCCGCTTTATATCATGCATGCGGCTGATCGTGCCGTGACCGAGGCGGTGGGCTGGACCGAATATGATCAGCTGGCGCGTCAGGTAATCGAAGCGCGCGAACTACCGGGCTACGACGGCAGCATTTTCAATAGCCTGACCCGGCTAGTAGAAAATCCAAAGGACTGTGCTTCAAAACTGGTGGGTTATTTTGGGGGCAGCGTCAAACCCGAGCATATCATGCAGGATCTTGAATTGACCAAGCCGAGCAAGACCACTTTTACGTCCTTTGACCCGACGGTGTTGTTTACAGGGCACACTGACCCGAACACCGACGCGACCATCAACGGTGTTGAAATTACGACCGACGAAAACGGCTACTTCCAGCTTGAAATGCCGCTGACAGAGGGCGAAAACGTCTTTAAAATTAATCATAAGGGTAAAACCGTTACCTATAACATTACGCGCATTACCGAAGTTGTCAAACAGGTTTCGCCCGGCAGTGGCACGCTGAATGTCGATGGCTCCACCAAGTTGACCATTGACGCCGTCGCTTACGCTGAGGCCAAGGTCTACGCTGTTATAGGTGGTACGACCGTAATGTTAAAACAAAACGATGACCGACAGCAGGACGATGAATATCGTGATACAGCTTACGCACGCTTCACCGGCGTTTACACCGTACCGGATGCTAAAACTGAAGAGCAAAATCTGGGCGCTGTGACGGTATATGGCGAATGGAATGGGTTGACCAAGAGTAAGAGCGGTGCTAAAATTATTGTTAATAAACGGGTATTGCCCTCCGATGGTACGCCCGTGGTGGTAACAGCCGATCTGGCCGAGACTTTCAGAGGTGACACTGTTTCTCAGTATTCAGAGCCATCCTATTTCCCGCTGCCCAAGGGTGCTTTGGATTATGTCGTGGGCGAAGAGCTGAAATATACCTTTACAAATAAGAATAAGCTTCAGACCTACCGCTTCTATCGCCTACAGTCGGGTCTGCGCGTCTTTGCTGACGATATTGCGACGGTGTCGGTGAGTTCGGCGGCGGTGGGCAACCAGATTACCGGCTGCACCGTTAAGAGCGATTCGCGCTACACCAAAATTATTCTGGCAACCCGGCAGCAGGTTTCTTATGTGGCGACCTACGCGGCGGACAAGCTGACCTTTAAGTTTAACTATACCAATTCCCTGCCCGATAGCATGAAACTTTCGAAAAACCCGCTGTTCTCGGCAGTGGACTTTTCGGGTGACACCATGACGCTGACGCTCCGCTCGTCCGGCAAGTTCATGGGCATGTATCCTTATTATGATAATGATGGCAATTTGGTCTTGCGCTTTAATAATCCGCCTATTGTCACCAACAGTAATTTGAGTGGCGCTAAAATCGTTATCGATCCGGGTCACGGTGGCAGTGACGTCGGCGCCTTGGGTTATTTGTCCGCTTACCCTGAGCGGGCGGTCAATTACGCCATCACCTCAAAGCTGGTCAGCATTCTCAAGAATCGCGGTGCCACTGTGATGGTCACCAACAGCAATCAGTATAACTACAGCTCGCTTGAACAGCGCGTAGCCGGAACCGCGGCAGCCGACCCACATCTGTTTATCAGTGTACATTCCAACTCCTCGGCTTATAATGCCTCCGCGGCGGGTACCGAAGCCTATTACTTTAACTACTGGTCCTCGGGGCTGGCGCAGTTTGCTTCGGCCAATGTTGCTTCAGCACTTAGCACCAATAACCGTGGGCAGAAGTTTGGCTATTACTATGTCACCCGCAGTATGCAGTATCCGGCCATTCTGGTTGAGACGGGCTTCATGTCTAATCAGACCGAATACCATAAGCTGATCAACGAAGGTTATCAGAGCAACATCGCCAATGGACTTGCCAATGCCATCGGCTCTTACCTTAAATATATGGGTAGTGCGGGCAGTCTGACCGGCACCGAAACAAGCGGCCAGTCGGTGGGCGACGCTGGCAAAAATAACAGCGCCGACTCCAACCTGGCCAACAACGGTATCGGCACCGGGCAGAGTGCCGCCGAAGGCAGCGATGTAGAATTTTATCTCAGCGAGACGGAGCTAACCCTTTCACCGGGCGAAGAAGTTGAAATTACAGCACAGTGGAATACTGACGATAAATTCACCGTTGTTTGGGCCGCTTCAGGAGACGGTGCAACGGCGGATCTCGGGTCGTTTGAGAATAAGTTGGTCGTCACAGCCAAGGCGGAGGGTGAAATGAAACTGATTGCCACCGTCCAGGGTCGTAGCGACCTTAAAGCCGAATGTACGTTGGTTGTAGAATAA
- a CDS encoding M23 family metallopeptidase, with translation MVGRRMHSALGGSTGRRRTVVRGDGSEGKFMFATLLQSMLCVMMITAAFIMSSFMGMTDVKTAFFTLISKETEAVEVFSVVQKVTESDKISRLRSIIELILSQVGTSPRINVTTTAGQGGQLLFLPKAESNDLPDGVTNITPLLSAPMRLPVQGILSSTFGVRKHPITRKLDFHTGVDFAAPLNTPIGAAWPGVVVETGESQIYGRFVTLDHGGYQTRYCHCNIIAVKVGMRLRQGETLAYVGNSGVSTGPHLHFELIINGRAANPLAECTRWQAL, from the coding sequence ATGGTTGGCCGGAGAATGCATTCCGCCTTAGGCGGCTCGACGGGGCGCCGTCGGACTGTCGTGCGTGGTGACGGGTCTGAGGGCAAATTTATGTTTGCAACACTGCTGCAAAGTATGCTTTGTGTTATGATGATTACTGCGGCGTTTATAATGAGCAGCTTTATGGGAATGACCGACGTTAAAACGGCATTCTTTACGCTGATATCTAAAGAAACCGAGGCGGTAGAGGTCTTTTCAGTGGTACAAAAGGTGACGGAATCGGATAAAATTTCTCGTCTGCGCAGCATCATTGAGTTAATTTTAAGTCAGGTGGGTACCTCCCCACGAATTAATGTGACCACAACAGCTGGACAGGGTGGCCAACTGCTATTTTTGCCCAAGGCTGAAAGCAATGATCTGCCTGATGGTGTTACCAATATCACACCACTGCTTTCTGCGCCCATGCGGTTACCGGTGCAGGGAATATTAAGCTCGACATTCGGCGTAAGAAAACACCCCATCACAAGAAAGCTAGATTTTCATACCGGGGTGGATTTTGCCGCGCCTCTTAATACCCCAATTGGCGCGGCGTGGCCCGGCGTAGTGGTGGAGACCGGGGAATCCCAAATTTACGGCCGTTTTGTTACGCTGGATCACGGCGGGTACCAGACCCGCTATTGCCATTGCAATATTATTGCAGTTAAGGTTGGAATGCGCCTACGGCAGGGTGAAACACTAGCATATGTGGGTAACAGTGGCGTTTCCACCGGTCCGCACCTACATTTTGAACTTATTATAAATGGTAGGGCGGCCAATCCTCTGGCGGAGTGTACCCGATGGCAAGCTTTATAA
- the gltA gene encoding NADPH-dependent glutamate synthase, which yields MANMIATKTAMPEQDPNVRNKNFLEVALGYTPEMAVDEAKRCLNCKHKPCVAGCPVNVRIPEFLQKVAEEDFEAAYRIILSTNCLPAVSGRVCPQETQCEAKCVRGIKGEAVGIGRIERFVADYAREHNFSAGDKPAANGHKVAIVGSGPAGLACAGDLAAKGYEVTIYEALHVAGGVLSYGIPEFRLPKAIVKKEVDNLLELGVSLKTNYIVGRTISVDELFEGGYEAVFIGSGAGLPSFMNIPGENLLGVYSANEYLTRTNLMKAYLDDYMTPIFHGNSVAVVGGGNVAMDAARCAKRLGAENVYIVYRRGMEELPARAEEVHHAKEEGIIFKLLNNPVQILGDEKGHVTGIECVEMELGEPDASGRRRPIEKEGSNFVIDVDTVIMSIGTSPNPLIKNTTPGIEVNRKGCLVCTEDMATTRAGVYAGGDAVTGAATVILAMGAGKIAADSIDKFIMSK from the coding sequence ATGGCTAATATGATTGCGACTAAAACCGCCATGCCGGAGCAAGATCCGAATGTGCGTAACAAGAACTTTTTAGAGGTTGCTCTCGGTTATACCCCCGAGATGGCTGTTGACGAGGCCAAGCGTTGCCTCAACTGCAAGCACAAGCCCTGCGTGGCGGGATGTCCTGTCAACGTGCGTATCCCCGAGTTTCTGCAAAAGGTAGCTGAAGAGGACTTTGAGGCGGCTTATCGCATCATCCTTTCCACCAACTGCCTACCGGCCGTCAGCGGCCGTGTCTGCCCGCAGGAAACTCAGTGCGAAGCTAAGTGTGTCCGCGGTATCAAGGGCGAAGCAGTCGGCATCGGCCGTATTGAGCGCTTTGTCGCCGACTATGCGCGTGAGCATAATTTTTCTGCTGGTGATAAGCCGGCTGCAAATGGGCATAAGGTCGCTATCGTTGGTTCCGGTCCTGCGGGACTTGCCTGCGCGGGCGATCTTGCTGCCAAGGGCTATGAAGTTACGATCTATGAGGCGCTGCACGTTGCAGGCGGCGTTCTGTCTTACGGCATTCCGGAATTCCGTCTGCCGAAGGCTATCGTCAAAAAGGAAGTTGATAATCTGTTGGAGTTGGGTGTTTCGCTCAAGACCAACTACATTGTCGGCCGTACCATTTCGGTTGATGAGTTGTTTGAGGGTGGCTACGAAGCTGTATTCATCGGTTCGGGCGCAGGTCTGCCCAGCTTTATGAATATTCCGGGCGAGAACCTGCTCGGCGTTTATTCGGCTAACGAGTACCTGACCAGAACCAATCTGATGAAGGCATATCTCGACGACTATATGACTCCGATTTTCCACGGCAACTCGGTCGCTGTTGTTGGCGGCGGCAACGTGGCTATGGACGCTGCACGCTGCGCGAAGCGCCTTGGAGCTGAAAACGTTTATATTGTTTATCGCCGCGGCATGGAAGAGCTGCCCGCTAGAGCGGAAGAAGTGCATCATGCAAAGGAAGAGGGCATCATCTTTAAGCTGCTCAATAACCCTGTCCAGATTCTCGGTGACGAGAAGGGGCATGTCACTGGTATTGAGTGCGTTGAGATGGAGCTCGGTGAGCCGGATGCTTCTGGGCGTCGTCGTCCGATTGAAAAAGAGGGCTCTAACTTTGTTATCGATGTCGACACCGTTATTATGTCGATTGGCACCTCGCCTAACCCACTGATCAAGAACACTACCCCCGGCATCGAGGTCAACCGCAAGGGCTGCCTTGTCTGCACCGAGGATATGGCGACCACCCGTGCGGGCGTGTACGCTGGTGGCGACGCTGTTACAGGCGCTGCTACCGTTATTTTGGCAATGGGCGCCGGCAAAATTGCTGCCGACTCGATTGACAAGTTCATCATGAGCAAATAG
- a CDS encoding N-acetyltransferase family protein produces the protein MNNAILRMASVADAQSLLNIYAPYIKSTAVTSEEEVPSLNEFKNRITEALIKHPYIVCVIDDQIVGYAYGHSYRNRSSYRWGAELSVYVSNNCKSSSVGVALYSALIAILRLQGYQTVFGIVILPNLSSQRLHEYLGFSDKGVLTNACSKLGNWHDILTYEKHIGTFPANPPEIVPVTNLDDWDMREIFNRYASVVSNRKTILRLNKSRNGFWVIP, from the coding sequence ATGAATAATGCTATATTGCGCATGGCCAGTGTTGCCGACGCTCAATCCCTGCTGAACATTTATGCTCCTTATATTAAAAGTACTGCTGTCACTTCTGAAGAAGAGGTTCCATCTTTAAATGAATTTAAAAACCGCATAACCGAAGCACTGATCAAGCATCCCTATATTGTCTGCGTTATTGATGATCAGATCGTCGGTTATGCCTACGGACACAGTTACCGAAACCGTTCTTCGTACCGCTGGGGTGCCGAGCTTTCGGTTTATGTTTCGAATAATTGTAAAAGCAGTAGTGTCGGCGTCGCCCTATACAGCGCACTGATCGCAATTTTGCGGCTTCAGGGGTATCAAACCGTTTTTGGCATCGTGATTTTACCCAATCTGTCGAGCCAACGCCTGCATGAATATCTGGGTTTCTCCGACAAAGGGGTTTTGACGAATGCGTGTAGCAAGCTGGGCAATTGGCATGATATTCTCACCTACGAAAAACACATCGGCACTTTCCCCGCAAACCCGCCGGAGATTGTGCCGGTAACCAATTTAGACGATTGGGACATGCGAGAAATATTTAATCGGTACGCCTCTGTTGTCAGCAACCGCAAAACAATATTGCGGCTCAATAAAAGTCGCAATGGTTTTTGGGTCATACCCTAA